In Amyelois transitella isolate CPQ chromosome 3, ilAmyTran1.1, whole genome shotgun sequence, a single genomic region encodes these proteins:
- the LOC106135420 gene encoding GILT-like protein 2, with protein sequence MIGIPTFVYSSLLVSFMCNFNQATAANYGWFTILRMEEKPISPQDIYFMKNKNDERTETVDLQLYYETLCPYCIQLESTQFKNVVNTLSPYLNIKTYPYGNAQTIETNGSIEFKCQHGPKECYGNKLHACSLKHITNHTDALNFNICMMETNDKTRGSDDAAVLKCADEMNIDKSQILQCAKGKEGGQLLKYYGEESHKANFNYVPYVLINGVEWLQNGTLMQDVCAAFKDPPEVCNQ encoded by the exons ATGATCGGTATTCCTACTTTCGTCTATAGTTCACTTTTAGTTTCTTTCATGTGTAATTTCAATCAAGCCACCGCAGCGAATTATg GTTGGTTTACAATTCTCAGAATGGAAGAGAAACCTATTAGCCCtcaagatatatattttatgaaaaataag AATGACGAGCGAACAGAAACTGTGGATCTCCAACTTTACTATGAAACTCTATGTCCATATTGCATACAATTAGAGAGCACTCAATTCAAGAATGTCGTTAATACTTTAAGCCCTTACCTAAACATTAAAACTTACCCGTACGGAAATGCTCAG acAATCGAGACAAATGGAAGTATAGAATTTAAATGTCAACATGGACCTAAAGAGTGTTACGGAAATAAATTACATGCATGCAGTCTTAAACATATTACAAACCATACTGACGCTTTGAActtcaatatatgtatgatggAGACAAATGACAAGACTAGAGGGTCGGATGATGCGGCAGTACTGAAG tgCGCAGATGAAATGAATATAGACAAAAGTCAAATACTCCAATGTGCCAAGGGTAAAGAAGGAGGTCAATTGCTCAAGTATTATGGAGAAGAAAGTCACAAGGCCAACTTTAATTATGTGCCATACGTGCTTATCAACGGAGTCGAATGGCTGCAGAACGGCACATTGATGCAAGACGTCTGCGCTGCCTTCAAAGATCCGCCAGAAGTTTGCAatcaataa